A window from Rhinolophus sinicus isolate RSC01 linkage group LG01, ASM3656204v1, whole genome shotgun sequence encodes these proteins:
- the KCNJ13 gene encoding inward rectifier potassium channel 13 isoform X4, with translation MDGSNCKVIAPLLTQRYRRMVTKDGHSTLQMDGAQRGLVYLRDAWGILMDMRWRWMMLVFSASFVVHWLVFAVLWYVLAEMNGDLELDHDAPPENHTICVKYITSFTAAFSFSLETQLTIGYGTMFPSGDCPSAIALLAIQMLLGLMLEAFITESYYKRTAGTDPPYGVISSH, from the exons ATGGATGGCAGTAATTGCAAAGTTATTGCTCCTCTCCTAACTCAGAGATACCGGAGGATGGTCACCAAGGATGGCCACAGCACACTCCAAATGGATGGCGCTCAAAGAGGTCTTGTGTATCTTCGAGATGCGTGGGGAATCCTAATGGACATGCGCTGGCGCTGGATGATGTTGgtcttttctgcttcctttgttGTCCACTGGCTTGTCTTTGCAGTGCTCTGGTACGTGCTAGCAGAGATGAACGGTGACCTGGAGCTAGACCATGATGCCCCTCCTGAAAACCACACTATCTGTGTCAAGTACATCACCAGTTTCACGGCTGCGTTCTCCTTCTCCCTGGAGACACAACTCACAATTGGTTATGGTACCATGTTCCCCAGTGGTGACTGTCCAAGTGCAATCGCCCTACTTGCCATACAAATGCTCCTGGGCCTCATGCTAGAGGCTTTTATCACAG AATCATACTACAAGAGGACAGCTGGCACTGATCCCCCCTATGGAGTAATCAGTTCCCACTGA
- the KCNJ13 gene encoding inward rectifier potassium channel 13 isoform X1 → MDGSNCKVIAPLLTQRYRRMVTKDGHSTLQMDGAQRGLVYLRDAWGILMDMRWRWMMLVFSASFVVHWLVFAVLWYVLAEMNGDLELDHDAPPENHTICVKYITSFTAAFSFSLETQLTIGYGTMFPSGDCPSAIALLAIQMLLGLMLEAFITGAFVAKIARPKNRAFSIRFTDLAVVAHVDGKPNLIFQVANTRPSPLTSVRVSAILYQEKENGELYQTSVDFHLDGISSEECPFFIFPLTYYHSIVPSSPLATLLQQENPPHFELVVFLSAMQEGTGEICQRRTSYLPSEIMLHHCFASLLTRGSKGEYQIKMENFDKTVPELPTPLVSKSPNRTDLDIRINGQSIDNFQISETGLTE, encoded by the exons ATGGATGGCAGTAATTGCAAAGTTATTGCTCCTCTCCTAACTCAGAGATACCGGAGGATGGTCACCAAGGATGGCCACAGCACACTCCAAATGGATGGCGCTCAAAGAGGTCTTGTGTATCTTCGAGATGCGTGGGGAATCCTAATGGACATGCGCTGGCGCTGGATGATGTTGgtcttttctgcttcctttgttGTCCACTGGCTTGTCTTTGCAGTGCTCTGGTACGTGCTAGCAGAGATGAACGGTGACCTGGAGCTAGACCATGATGCCCCTCCTGAAAACCACACTATCTGTGTCAAGTACATCACCAGTTTCACGGCTGCGTTCTCCTTCTCCCTGGAGACACAACTCACAATTGGTTATGGTACCATGTTCCCCAGTGGTGACTGTCCAAGTGCAATCGCCCTACTTGCCATACAAATGCTCCTGGGCCTCATGCTAGAGGCTTTTATCACAG GTGCCTTTGTGGCGAAGATTGCCCGGCCAAAAAATCGAGCGTTCTCAATTCGTTTCACTGACTTAGCAGTAGTAGCTCACGTAGATGGCAAACCTAATCTTATTTTCCAAGTGGCCAACACTCGACCAAGCCCTCTAACCAGCGTTCGGGTCTCAGCTATACTCTATCAGGAAAAAGAGAACGGTGAGCTCTACCAAACCAGTGTGGACTTCCACCTCGATGGCATCAGTTCTGAGGAATGCCCGTTCTTTATCTTTCCACTGACCTACTATCACTCCATTGTACCATCGAGTCCTCTGGCTACTCTGCTCCAGCAAGAAAATCCTCCCCACTTTGAGTTAGTTGTGTTCCTTTCAGCAATGCAGGAAGGCACTGGAGAAATATGCCAAAGGAGGACATCCTACCTCCCCTCTGAGATCATGTTGCATCACTGTTTTGCGTCTCTGTTGACCCGAGGTTCCAAAGGTGAATATCAAATCAAGATGGAGAATTTTGACAAGACTGTGCCTGAACTTCCAACTCCTCTGGTCTCTAAGAGCCCAAACAGGACTGACCTGGACATCCGTATCAATGGACAAAGCATTGACAATTTTCAGATCTCTGAAACAGGACTGACAGAATAA
- the KCNJ13 gene encoding inward rectifier potassium channel 13 isoform X3 yields MNGDLELDHDAPPENHTICVKYITSFTAAFSFSLETQLTIGYGTMFPSGDCPSAIALLAIQMLLGLMLEAFITGAFVAKIARPKNRAFSIRFTDLAVVAHVDGKPNLIFQVANTRPSPLTSVRVSAILYQEKENGELYQTSVDFHLDGISSEECPFFIFPLTYYHSIVPSSPLATLLQQENPPHFELVVFLSAMQEGTGEICQRRTSYLPSEIMLHHCFASLLTRGSKGEYQIKMENFDKTVPELPTPLVSKSPNRTDLDIRINGQSIDNFQISETGLTE; encoded by the exons ATGAACGGTGACCTGGAGCTAGACCATGATGCCCCTCCTGAAAACCACACTATCTGTGTCAAGTACATCACCAGTTTCACGGCTGCGTTCTCCTTCTCCCTGGAGACACAACTCACAATTGGTTATGGTACCATGTTCCCCAGTGGTGACTGTCCAAGTGCAATCGCCCTACTTGCCATACAAATGCTCCTGGGCCTCATGCTAGAGGCTTTTATCACAG GTGCCTTTGTGGCGAAGATTGCCCGGCCAAAAAATCGAGCGTTCTCAATTCGTTTCACTGACTTAGCAGTAGTAGCTCACGTAGATGGCAAACCTAATCTTATTTTCCAAGTGGCCAACACTCGACCAAGCCCTCTAACCAGCGTTCGGGTCTCAGCTATACTCTATCAGGAAAAAGAGAACGGTGAGCTCTACCAAACCAGTGTGGACTTCCACCTCGATGGCATCAGTTCTGAGGAATGCCCGTTCTTTATCTTTCCACTGACCTACTATCACTCCATTGTACCATCGAGTCCTCTGGCTACTCTGCTCCAGCAAGAAAATCCTCCCCACTTTGAGTTAGTTGTGTTCCTTTCAGCAATGCAGGAAGGCACTGGAGAAATATGCCAAAGGAGGACATCCTACCTCCCCTCTGAGATCATGTTGCATCACTGTTTTGCGTCTCTGTTGACCCGAGGTTCCAAAGGTGAATATCAAATCAAGATGGAGAATTTTGACAAGACTGTGCCTGAACTTCCAACTCCTCTGGTCTCTAAGAGCCCAAACAGGACTGACCTGGACATCCGTATCAATGGACAAAGCATTGACAATTTTCAGATCTCTGAAACAGGACTGACAGAATAA
- the KCNJ13 gene encoding inward rectifier potassium channel 13 isoform X2 translates to MVTKDGHSTLQMDGAQRGLVYLRDAWGILMDMRWRWMMLVFSASFVVHWLVFAVLWYVLAEMNGDLELDHDAPPENHTICVKYITSFTAAFSFSLETQLTIGYGTMFPSGDCPSAIALLAIQMLLGLMLEAFITGAFVAKIARPKNRAFSIRFTDLAVVAHVDGKPNLIFQVANTRPSPLTSVRVSAILYQEKENGELYQTSVDFHLDGISSEECPFFIFPLTYYHSIVPSSPLATLLQQENPPHFELVVFLSAMQEGTGEICQRRTSYLPSEIMLHHCFASLLTRGSKGEYQIKMENFDKTVPELPTPLVSKSPNRTDLDIRINGQSIDNFQISETGLTE, encoded by the exons ATGGTCACCAAGGATGGCCACAGCACACTCCAAATGGATGGCGCTCAAAGAGGTCTTGTGTATCTTCGAGATGCGTGGGGAATCCTAATGGACATGCGCTGGCGCTGGATGATGTTGgtcttttctgcttcctttgttGTCCACTGGCTTGTCTTTGCAGTGCTCTGGTACGTGCTAGCAGAGATGAACGGTGACCTGGAGCTAGACCATGATGCCCCTCCTGAAAACCACACTATCTGTGTCAAGTACATCACCAGTTTCACGGCTGCGTTCTCCTTCTCCCTGGAGACACAACTCACAATTGGTTATGGTACCATGTTCCCCAGTGGTGACTGTCCAAGTGCAATCGCCCTACTTGCCATACAAATGCTCCTGGGCCTCATGCTAGAGGCTTTTATCACAG GTGCCTTTGTGGCGAAGATTGCCCGGCCAAAAAATCGAGCGTTCTCAATTCGTTTCACTGACTTAGCAGTAGTAGCTCACGTAGATGGCAAACCTAATCTTATTTTCCAAGTGGCCAACACTCGACCAAGCCCTCTAACCAGCGTTCGGGTCTCAGCTATACTCTATCAGGAAAAAGAGAACGGTGAGCTCTACCAAACCAGTGTGGACTTCCACCTCGATGGCATCAGTTCTGAGGAATGCCCGTTCTTTATCTTTCCACTGACCTACTATCACTCCATTGTACCATCGAGTCCTCTGGCTACTCTGCTCCAGCAAGAAAATCCTCCCCACTTTGAGTTAGTTGTGTTCCTTTCAGCAATGCAGGAAGGCACTGGAGAAATATGCCAAAGGAGGACATCCTACCTCCCCTCTGAGATCATGTTGCATCACTGTTTTGCGTCTCTGTTGACCCGAGGTTCCAAAGGTGAATATCAAATCAAGATGGAGAATTTTGACAAGACTGTGCCTGAACTTCCAACTCCTCTGGTCTCTAAGAGCCCAAACAGGACTGACCTGGACATCCGTATCAATGGACAAAGCATTGACAATTTTCAGATCTCTGAAACAGGACTGACAGAATAA